One window from the genome of Bacillus rossius redtenbacheri isolate Brsri chromosome 12, Brsri_v3, whole genome shotgun sequence encodes:
- the LOC134537183 gene encoding beta-lactoglobulin-like — MTSVAILGGLLLVAVGCFAACPDPPAFSGLDISKVAGKWYGYKLPAEFQNVYKCGDMDLKPKDDEIVDWTIKEYDVANYKWNNLRGSMHKIGDGKYEGFRVGITGNVKWSILGTDYNNWLVYWQCHETNEKQWAFLMSRTKSLSPDAVQAADKALPPGSYVITEQSDCPGYTLANTFLN; from the exons ATGACGTCCGTCGCGATCCTCGGAGGACTACTGCTGGTGGCCGTCGGCTGCTTCGCCGCCTGCCCCGACCCCCCGGCCTTCTCCGGCCTCGACATATCCAAG GTCGCCGGCAAATGGTACGGCTACAAGCTGCCCGCCGAGTTCCAGAACGTCTACAAGTGCGGCGACATGGATCTGAAACCCAAGGACGATGAGATCGTCGACTGGACCATCAAGGAGTACGACGTTGC GAACTACAAATGGAACAATCTCAGAGGCTCCATGCATAAGATTGGTGACGGAAAATACGAAGGTTTTCGCGTCGGAATCACCggaa ACGTGAAGTGGAGCATCTTGGGAACCGACTACAATAACTGGCTGGTCTACTGGCAGTGCCACGAGACCAACGAGAAAC AATGGGCTTTCCTGATGTCTCGCACCAAGTCGCTGAGCCCGGACGCCGTGCAGGCCGCCGACAAGGCGCTGCCCCCCGGCTCCTACGTCATCACCGAGCAGTCGGACTGCCCCGGGTACACGCTGGCCAACACCTTCCTCAACTGA